A region of the Apium graveolens cultivar Ventura chromosome 6, ASM990537v1, whole genome shotgun sequence genome:
CACAAAgcagaaaaataagaaaaaaagcATGTTGGTTGTGTCGAGTCTATGTATTATTCCCCAGATTTCTACATCTACTGACATTGATATCATAAGCTTTGTGTTTTAATTAGACTGCTGCTACAATATAATATTTTAACACATCAGAAGAATTTGAGCTTCAATTATAATGCTATCATCGCACCCTTGTCTACACTGCGAGTTAATCAAAGGAATACTGATTCGGATACGAATTTTTGGATCCGGATACGGATATAGACAGATTCGTATCCGAATAATCCGTTTGAAAACCCTAACTTAAGGCCTTGGGAAATTTAAACACGATAAAATATTTAGACGGAAATAcgaaaattatatatataaatgcaTGAAAGCATGAATTGCAGCGTCTTGAGAATATTCAGACAAATTTTAGTTTATCTGTTAACAAGTCGAGTATAAAGATTTAATTCTCCCACATTCAAGGCTATACACTATATCCAGATTCCAGAATACAACTATCTTCCCTCTAATAATTTTATTTAGTCAGCATTTTGTTTCCAATTTTCTAAAACCTCCCCGGTCTCCTCATAGTTCTTCCCCTTGAATTTCTTTGACAATGTTCCACATACCAGATCCATCAATGACTTGATTTTGAGATAGTATGCTGCCTGAAATCACAAAAGATAAAACGTAAATAAAAAATCTGTACCTACAAATGGTTACACACATGGAGAATCTAAAACAATTCGTAGTTTATCTGAACTAGATAGGTTCATGGTATCTTGCACTAGCCATTGTAATTGATCAAAAACCTGACTACCCCTACCAATAAAACCTCAAGAAAAATACATAACTAAATATTATGGATCCTCTGTTTAAGCGCCAAGTTAGAGATACGACGATCTCGCTTGTAACTGTGAAGAAATGAATAATAAAGCAAGCGAAAAATTCTCAGCAAGTAACCTACTGAAACATGTCATTATGTTTATTACTTGATCCCTGTTTGTGGTTCACCACTTCAATACTACATTTCCGATTATTTGAGCAAGACAAAGTGACAAAAAAATAGCGCATTAAACACAATCAGAACCTTTTTAAGAACTCAGCACATTCCCTAGTGTAAACTCTAAATCCAATGTATATACATAGCCAACCTTAACCAGTTTGCTCGTTAAATCCAGTTTATGTCCTATATTTTTACTAAAAACCAAAAAACTGGCAGGAACAAGCAACAAGTGACTGACATTTGCTACAGTACTGGTTTATATCTAATCAGTAATGCAGTTGCACCATTGCTACAACTAATAAAGAATGCAACAATTTAAAAACCAGAGGGTTTACTATTTAAGAATAGACTGTCACAAAAACTTCAAAATCATCTTCATACAATCTAATAAAAACACAAGAATTAAGTCTAAGTTAAGATGTGAATCTAAATATTGCTCAACCGCCATATCATAGAAgccagagagagagagaggaagggAGAGACAAACTTGAAGGAGATTAAAGAAAGTAGTCTCATCGACATTCACAAATTCGGCATCAAAAGCGTTGAGAGAATTGACATCAGTCTCTTTGCTATTGGGTACATAATGACGATCGCAGAATTCGATGACCTTTTTCAAGGTCACGCCGTCAATTTTATCTAGCACAATAGGGGAATTGTTATCGACATTGTAATCCTGACCCCTTAATTGAAGTTTTTTCATAATCATCCGAGACCGGGAAACTGCCCTCCTCTCTATCTTAAAGACATGTCCATCGGAACTTTCGAGGCGTATGCACTCCATGGCTTCCTTCCTCTGCACAACAAAATTCTACTAATTCAGAGCTAGGGTTTCATATATATGCAAATCTTATCATTCCTAATTAAACTTTGCCCCTTAATGGAGCTGAATGAAACAAATCTGGGAGCTTCTTATCATTCATATTATATATTTTGGCAGTCAAATTTTACAAACTGagtaatttataaattaataataataataataataaaattattattattatatttacatatatttacatttattattatttatatctttttatcttatttttttctttcttttacATATACTAACTTGTTAAACGTGTGCTAGATATCGAAATCAAAATTTCAAGAAagtattaaaataattataaaaatatatgtaggtatcaaaaatttatttataaacatatatcatttatatttatatttataaatataacctactttcaaaaaaatataatttaaatctaGCTACGATTAATTTCACTATTTCAAATATACATAAAGAATATCGTTCAATAAAACTATATATAACGATGCACACCATCAATTTTGAAGCACTGAAGCctacactacgccatagatgacCTATCGCAATAGTTTGATCATCAGTGTTACAAACTAATGTTACATTAGCTATGTTTATCTTTGTCTGCAGCAACATTACATATTTGATGTTACTATAGCCTTTTCAACATGTTACTATAGATAGAAAGCGTGTCACCATGCAACATGTGTGAAATTATTTTATCATAGGGTATTTACCAATAAAATATTATCatataaaaaaaaaactaaatttACATCTAATTATTTGTGTCTTAATTAATTAACTTTATAATATATTTAagtaataatttaaaaatataattttaatcaaataagttaatattttttttgttttaaatattaaagtaattggcagtttgtaacccacttttattttcatttttgcgATTTGAGACTACATTATTTTCTCTGTCAACATGCACCCCATAAAAATTAATTTCACTTCTATTTGCACCCCAATGACGACTTTCCATCCAATATAACCGTTAACGTTAACGGAAGCGAGGGCATTTCagtaaattactaattaaaaCAGAATAAAATAAGAGTAATTGGCACTTTATAACCCATTTCTTTGGGAGTTTTTTCAATTCGGGTCTATATTATGTTTCCTTGCAAGTTGCACCCTTAACTTTAAATTTCGCTTTGTTTTACATCCCTGGACCGTTTTTAACTTTTATATTAGGAGTAAAATCAGAAATTTATGGTCTTCAAGAACAAATCGCCGGATCCTTCGATTTCTCAATCCAGAAGtacaaataaatatataaatcCATTGCAACTAACAAGCAAAAGTTATCTGTAATATCAAATTTTATTAAAAACGCCCAGAAATCAAATCCCCAATTCGAAATAAGAATAATATTATcgagtttaatttttattttagcGAATATGAATCGGCATATTAAAGATTCGATCCAGGATTCGATCCGATAAAAAAAATCTAATTATAAATGGAGCGAATATTTAATAGGTCGATCCATATTCgctaaaataaaaaattaaactcaattCTAGGATTCTTATTTCGAATTGGAGGTTTGATTTTCAAGTATTTTTCATGAAACAAATAGCTTTTGTTTGTTATTTGCAAATGGGGATGAGCATTCGATCGGTTCGGTCCAGTTTTATCATttttttcttggaccgaaccggACGAAATTTTATTATGGACCGAACCTGACCGAACCCAAATAATTCGATTCGGTCCGATTTTGGACCAAACGGACcgaatttaaaaaataaaaaagaaaattgtattaaaaatttcaaaccaaaaaatatgaaatctaaaatataattaaagtaaggtGATAAGTAGAGTTAAAAGAGTGTACgagtataattataaattaaaaactacgattataatttttaagatatatgtaaatatataatataaaattatagtatttatgatttggtctattcggtccagaccgaaatatttttttaaagaatcAGACCAAACCAAATTTTATTTCGGTATATTTGGTCTGGACTGAATAGAACGAATTTCTGAAAAATCGGGACTGAACTGCATTAGTACGGTTCGGTTCAgttttcggtttcggttcgatTTGCTCAGCCCTATTTATAATCGAttcatgtatttatttattgGTTTGGATTGGGAAATCTAAGGATCCGGCGATTTGTTCTTGGAAACTAGAAATTTTCGATTTTACCCTTGATATAAAAGTTAAAAACAGTCTAGGGGTGCAGAAACAAAGCGAAATTCAAAGTTAAAGGTACAACTTGCAAGGAAACATAATATAGACCCGAATTGAAAAAACGCCCAAAGAAATGGGTTACAAAGTGCAAAATACTCTTATTTTTTTCTGttttaattagtaatttactAATATGCCCCCGATTCCGTTAATGTTAACGGTCAACTTGGATGGAAATTCATCAATGGGGTGCAAATAGAAGCGAAATTAATTTTAATGGGGTGTAAGTTGATAGAGAAAATAATGTAGACCCAAATCGCAACAAATGAAAATAAAGTGGGTTACAAACTGCCAATTACTCTAAATATTAaagtaaatatatatttttctaatatataaattttttcttttaaattaataaaaacataaataatcctattatttgatttcaaaaataactaatttgataaaattaatttattggttgaatttataaattatagaAAGTGATATTGTTTTTACATAATAAATAATTtgattataatttataataaataattcattttaaaaaaaaagaaaattaaaatacAAAAGAAGAGTTAAATTGTATAGGCGGACTAAAATTTGGGCCAAAAATTGGAAGAAGCGGCAAATTTTCCAGACAGACCGGTTAAAATTTTGGATAAGTTACAATCCCTCTCTATCTATTCTCTACCACTTCATCTCCCTCTCTAGCTCGTTCTCTCTCAACTCTCTGCGCTGTTCTCTACATCTCTCTTAACTTTAATGATATGCTAAAGTTgatttcattcaagtaagagcATTTGTAATTATTCAACACCATGGCTCTTGAAAATGTTCATTTGTTCCAGGTTTATTTCTACAGGTGTTCACACAAACAGTTTAATACACAAGTATAATTACTAAAACTCTTTTATCTGTTTTATCTTTCGCACTGTGTATATTGTGGCTAGTTAGCTATAGACAGTAATTGTTGAGTTCGTAGGGAATTATTGAATTACCTGTAGACTCCAGACTTTGATTATATATTTTTGATATAACACTTGTAGCGACTTGAATTGTGAAAACTAAGATTGACTTGTCCGTAAATATTGGACTCTGATATTGGCATTTGTCTGATGAATCAGTATCTCTTGCAGGGACTTACTGAGAAATTCAAGGAGAAAGACACTGCATACATGAGTTCATTCTGCACATTTAGAGCTacaaattattagaattaatgAGTACAGCAGTCACATAGAGAACTATGCGTCAATTACACAACATGAAGAAATTCCAAGCTCAACTTCACACGTAACTTCTGTGGATTGTAAGTTACAAGTTTTCTTTTGCAATGAAATTATGGTTTTGGAAATATTATATGAAACTACTACTTTTGCAGTCAGTTGTGAGTGGTTTTTTTGTTAAAGCTGGTGTTAAAATTATAGTTTTCGTTTGAGCTTGTATTGAAAGTGCTAATCATTTTAATAAACATGTTAAAGACTTGTTTCTTGTAGTGATGCCATAGGCTAGAAATATTTTAGAGCTGTTGGTTTAACTTTATAATCACAACATTTGAGATATTATTAGTGTTAGATCAGAAAGCTGTGTGTGGTTACTGCTCAAGACATATTACTGTTAGTACTTTTACACATT
Encoded here:
- the LOC141668767 gene encoding SKP1-like protein 9, which gives rise to MECIRLESSDGHVFKIERRAVSRSRMIMKKLQLRGQDYNVDNNSPIVLDKIDGVTLKKVIEFCDRHYVPNSKETDVNSLNAFDAEFVNVDETTFFNLLQAAYYLKIKSLMDLVCGTLSKKFKGKNYEETGEVLENWKQNAD